One Pseudofrancisella aestuarii genomic region harbors:
- the gmd gene encoding GDP-mannose 4,6-dehydratase, which produces MKKAIVTGITGQDGAYLAELLLNKGYKVYGTYRRTASVNFWRIEELGIENHPNLELVEYDLTDAANSIKMVLDIQPDEIYNLAAQSFVGVSFNQPLATAHITGLGCAHLLEAIRIVNPKIRFYQASTSEMFGLVQEIPQTEKTPFYPRSPYGVAKLYAHWMVVNYRESYDIFATSGILFNHESPLRGREFVTRKITDSVAKIKLGKLDCLELGNLDAKRDWGYAKDYVEGMYLMLQADKPDTFVLGTNRTETVRDFVKMAFKAAEIDLVFEGSEENEIAKCAKTGKTVVRINPKFYRPAEVDLLIGNPRKAKDILGWEPKTSLEELCDMMVTADIRRNEQGFSF; this is translated from the coding sequence ATGAAAAAAGCAATTGTAACGGGTATAACAGGCCAGGATGGAGCATACTTAGCAGAGTTATTGTTAAATAAAGGCTATAAAGTATATGGAACTTATCGTAGAACGGCCTCTGTAAACTTTTGGCGTATAGAGGAATTGGGAATCGAAAATCACCCTAACTTAGAGTTGGTGGAATATGATTTAACAGATGCGGCGAATAGCATTAAGATGGTTTTAGATATTCAGCCAGATGAAATCTATAATCTAGCGGCACAAAGTTTCGTGGGAGTTTCTTTTAATCAACCACTAGCTACAGCACATATTACTGGGTTAGGATGTGCTCATTTATTAGAAGCTATTAGAATCGTAAATCCAAAGATTAGATTCTATCAAGCATCTACTTCAGAAATGTTCGGTTTAGTTCAAGAAATTCCACAAACTGAGAAAACACCATTTTATCCTCGTAGTCCTTATGGTGTAGCTAAGTTGTATGCACATTGGATGGTAGTTAATTATCGTGAAAGCTATGATATTTTTGCTACAAGTGGTATTTTATTTAATCATGAATCACCATTAAGAGGTCGAGAGTTTGTGACACGTAAGATTACAGACTCTGTAGCTAAAATTAAACTTGGTAAGTTAGATTGTCTAGAACTGGGTAACTTAGATGCTAAACGTGATTGGGGCTATGCCAAAGATTATGTAGAAGGTATGTATCTAATGTTACAAGCTGATAAACCGGATACATTTGTTTTAGGAACAAATCGTACAGAAACTGTTCGTGATTTTGTAAAAATGGCATTTAAAGCAGCAGAGATAGATCTTGTCTTTGAAGGTTCTGAAGAGAATGAAATTGCTAAATGTGCGAAAACAGGTAAAACTGTAGTTAGGATAAATCCTAAATTCTATAGGCCTGCTGAAGTAGATCTTTTAATAGGTAACCCTCGAAAAGCAAAAGATATATTAGGATGGGAGCCTAAAACTTCATTAGAAGAGCTTTGTGATATGATGGTGACGGCTGATATTCGTAGAAATGAGCAAGGGTTTTCATTTTAA
- a CDS encoding GDP-mannose 4,6-dehydratase: MGNKVLITGYNGFTGQYVARTLEKFGYTVFGLVASNHNNSKCFKANLNDKQSLQKAIVTVEPDYIIHLAAKAFVGHGDISDFYTTNLIGTRNLLEVIAENLSSIKHVIIASSANIYGNTKEGSLSEEMLPNPANDYAVSKISMEYIAQLFANKIPITITRPFNYTGVGQSDKFLIPKIIKHFKAREEIIELGNIEVWREFNDVRYIANIYVSLLNAKPGETINLCTGKYYSLKEVINICSNITGHKIQIKINSNFVRENEVKILAGNPDKLNKLVNIDNKHSLEDTLKWMLESGDNK, encoded by the coding sequence ATGGGAAATAAGGTTCTTATTACTGGCTATAATGGATTTACTGGACAGTATGTTGCTAGAACTCTGGAGAAATTTGGCTATACGGTTTTTGGCTTAGTAGCTTCAAACCATAATAATTCTAAATGCTTCAAGGCTAATTTAAATGATAAGCAAAGCTTACAAAAAGCAATAGTTACTGTTGAACCTGATTATATTATACATTTAGCGGCTAAGGCTTTTGTTGGGCATGGAGATATCTCTGATTTTTATACTACTAATTTGATTGGAACTAGAAATTTATTAGAAGTAATTGCTGAAAATTTATCTAGCATTAAACATGTGATTATAGCCAGTAGTGCAAATATTTATGGAAATACCAAAGAAGGTTCTTTGAGTGAAGAAATGTTACCAAATCCAGCTAATGATTATGCAGTTAGTAAAATATCTATGGAGTATATTGCTCAGTTGTTTGCGAATAAGATTCCAATTACCATAACAAGGCCATTTAATTATACTGGTGTTGGTCAAAGTGATAAATTTTTAATTCCAAAGATAATTAAACATTTCAAAGCCAGAGAAGAGATAATTGAGCTTGGAAATATTGAAGTATGGCGTGAATTTAATGATGTTAGATATATTGCTAATATATATGTGAGTCTCCTTAATGCTAAACCTGGTGAAACTATAAATTTATGTACTGGAAAATACTATTCTCTTAAAGAAGTTATAAATATATGTAGTAATATTACTGGTCATAAGATACAAATTAAAATTAATTCTAATTTTGTACGTGAAAATGAAGTCAAAATTTTGGCCGGAAACCCTGATAAACTTAATAAGCTAGTGAATATAGATAATAAACATAGTCTTGAAGATACTTTAAAATGGATGCTAGAAAGTGGGGATAACAAATAG
- a CDS encoding glycosyltransferase family 4 protein: MGITNRLKLGIDVRILTKPEIGISVYTIELVSRISRFQNFEIYLYSPSQVLSRYKEMLDKSVIFRESRITNVFLKQFWGAFKLAKLLKKDKIDVFWGPAHRLPFIKTKGVKYVLTVHDLVYKYAPKTMNKLAYPIERLMLPRAIAKADYIVVDSFATMSAIKINFSISDNIIDVLYLGSKYKNRIELEKIIDNPTKKYFLFVGTLEPRKNLSMLLKAYSMLSKAQKENFNLHLVGAKGWGDESLEEIIEQLNISEYVKIYGYIDDDKLAIIYANCYAVLMPSIYEGFGLPLLEGMTFGKPGLCGNNSSMPEIVGNAGVCVDSHNVNSIRQGLERISNKQIYEYLQKNIDTQIEKFDWDISAKKLERIFLELKG, translated from the coding sequence GTGGGGATAACAAATAGATTAAAATTGGGAATTGATGTAAGGATTCTTACTAAGCCAGAAATTGGAATAAGTGTATATACCATAGAGCTAGTTTCAAGAATTTCTAGATTTCAAAATTTTGAAATCTATTTATATAGTCCTTCCCAAGTATTATCAAGATATAAAGAGATGCTTGATAAATCAGTTATTTTTCGTGAGTCTAGAATTACAAATGTTTTTCTTAAGCAATTTTGGGGAGCTTTTAAGTTAGCAAAATTGTTAAAAAAAGATAAAATTGATGTTTTCTGGGGACCAGCTCACAGGCTACCATTTATTAAGACTAAGGGGGTTAAATATGTTTTAACAGTGCATGACCTTGTTTATAAGTATGCTCCAAAAACTATGAATAAATTAGCATATCCAATAGAAAGGCTCATGTTACCTAGAGCGATAGCTAAGGCTGATTATATTGTCGTTGATTCTTTTGCCACTATGTCAGCTATAAAAATTAACTTTTCAATTTCAGATAATATAATTGATGTTTTATACCTTGGATCTAAATACAAAAATCGTATTGAATTAGAAAAAATAATAGATAATCCAACTAAGAAATATTTTTTGTTTGTGGGAACATTAGAGCCTAGAAAAAACTTATCTATGTTGCTTAAAGCATATTCTATGTTATCAAAAGCTCAAAAAGAAAATTTTAATTTACATCTTGTAGGAGCTAAAGGCTGGGGCGATGAAAGTTTAGAAGAAATAATAGAACAGCTTAATATATCTGAATATGTTAAAATATATGGGTATATTGATGATGATAAATTAGCTATTATATATGCTAATTGTTACGCTGTGCTTATGCCATCAATTTATGAAGGATTTGGTTTACCTCTATTAGAAGGGATGACCTTTGGAAAACCAGGTTTATGTGGAAATAACTCGTCTATGCCTGAGATCGTTGGCAATGCAGGGGTATGTGTTGATTCACATAATGTAAACTCTATTAGACAGGGATTAGAAAGAATTTCAAATAAACAGATATATGAATATTTACAAAAAAATATTGATACTCAAATAGAGAAATTTGATTGGGACATTTCTGCAAAGAAATTAGAAAGAATATTTTTAGAATTAAAGGGTTAA
- a CDS encoding phosphomannomutase, translated as MKTTITKDVIKDSGVKFGTSGVRGLVVEMTDRICWLYTKAFIQFLEEKYNIQKGTEIAIAHDLRDSSPRITKAVVQAISDNGYKPVYCGEIPSPAVMLYGVSNQIPSVMITGSHIPEDRNGIKFNTPYGEVLKEDEEIIVNQAVKVSDAAFDDNGMFLKKVELPKVCNQAHSQYVHRYINFFPNNCLAGKTIGLYEHSSVGREILKEILERLGAKVILLGFSERFVSVDTEAIRQEDVKLAKQWASEYKIDSIVSTDGDADRPLVSDEYGNWFKGDVLGVLTARYLQTQSVATPVSSNTIVEKMGYFKNIIRTKIGSPYVIAAMNQLLSEGYNGVVGYEANGGFLQAGDIYLKNATLKALPTRDAVIPMLAVLMLSVDSNKTISELLFDLPARYTASSKIDDFATEKSQEILKSILAGKSDLLDKVISEYFNGNNSIENINITDGVRITLANQDILHLRPSGNAPELRCYIESNSLDKAISLNKYCIDKIKKP; from the coding sequence ATGAAAACTACTATAACAAAAGATGTGATAAAAGATAGTGGCGTTAAATTTGGTACTAGTGGTGTGAGAGGTCTAGTTGTAGAGATGACAGACAGAATTTGTTGGCTATACACTAAAGCATTTATCCAGTTTTTAGAAGAAAAATATAACATACAAAAAGGTACAGAGATAGCTATAGCTCATGATTTGCGTGATAGTAGCCCGAGAATAACTAAAGCTGTTGTACAAGCTATATCTGATAATGGTTATAAACCAGTATATTGTGGAGAGATACCATCACCAGCTGTTATGTTGTATGGAGTTTCTAATCAAATTCCTTCAGTTATGATTACAGGTAGCCACATCCCAGAAGATAGAAATGGTATTAAATTTAATACTCCTTACGGTGAAGTTCTCAAAGAAGATGAAGAGATAATAGTTAATCAAGCTGTAAAAGTTAGTGATGCTGCTTTTGATGATAATGGAATGTTTTTAAAAAAAGTAGAACTTCCTAAGGTATGTAATCAAGCTCATTCACAGTATGTTCACAGATATATAAATTTCTTCCCTAATAATTGTTTAGCAGGTAAGACTATTGGATTATATGAGCATTCTTCTGTTGGTCGAGAGATATTAAAAGAGATTTTAGAAAGACTTGGTGCTAAGGTTATTCTACTAGGATTCTCTGAAAGATTTGTGTCTGTAGATACTGAAGCAATTCGTCAAGAAGATGTAAAGCTTGCAAAGCAGTGGGCTAGTGAATATAAAATTGATAGCATAGTTTCAACAGATGGTGATGCAGATAGACCTTTAGTAAGTGATGAGTATGGTAATTGGTTTAAAGGTGATGTATTAGGTGTTTTAACTGCTAGATATCTTCAGACACAATCTGTAGCGACGCCAGTTAGCAGTAATACTATAGTTGAGAAGATGGGTTATTTTAAGAATATTATTAGAACTAAAATCGGTTCGCCATATGTAATTGCTGCAATGAATCAGTTACTTTCAGAAGGGTATAATGGTGTGGTTGGCTATGAGGCAAATGGTGGTTTTCTACAAGCTGGAGATATTTATCTAAAAAATGCTACCTTAAAAGCATTACCTACTAGGGATGCTGTGATACCAATGTTAGCTGTACTTATGTTATCGGTAGACTCTAATAAAACTATATCAGAATTATTATTTGATCTACCTGCGCGCTATACAGCTAGTAGTAAGATTGATGATTTCGCAACTGAAAAAAGCCAAGAAATTTTAAAATCAATATTAGCTGGTAAATCAGATCTTCTAGATAAGGTAATATCTGAGTATTTTAATGGCAATAATAGTATTGAAAACATAAATATTACAGATGGTGTTAGGATAACTTTGGCAAATCAAGATATTTTACATCTAAGACCTTCTGGTAATGCTCCAGAGTTGAGATGTTATATAGAATCTAACTCATTAGATAAAGCGATATCTTTAAATAAATATTGTATTGATAAAATAAAAAAGCCTTAA